In one Massilia endophytica genomic region, the following are encoded:
- a CDS encoding methyltransferase: MQEAGAPQLIHWTENGEERSARWHSEAGMPPPRRVAIADDRMNADVAYRLACEGTALLWRGDFQNARQLLQALARRTGHKGKGGKKARAPKVPGSATEAFHLHRQAQSQRARTLAMLLIPFEPGYTIPLRRAPDVKLACNEAYGRGEDAFVISLRELLGLIGAHEWRKAGVEIPALGERIHPHYGVFSPVRGEYVQLVAETPLPRGAQLAFDIGAGTGVLSAVLAKRGVAHIVATDMDQRALSCARDNIARLGLDEQIELIEADLFPEGRAPLVVCNPPWVPARPSSSIEHAVYDPDSRMLRGFLAGLKDHLTPGGEGWLILSDLAEHLGLRPREQLLGWVAEAGLQVLGRQDVRPVHPRSQDADDPLHAARAAEVTSLWRLGIA; the protein is encoded by the coding sequence ATGCAAGAAGCCGGCGCGCCTCAACTCATCCATTGGACCGAAAACGGCGAAGAACGTTCCGCGCGCTGGCATTCGGAAGCGGGCATGCCGCCGCCCAGGCGCGTGGCGATTGCGGACGACCGCATGAATGCCGACGTGGCCTACCGCCTGGCCTGCGAAGGCACGGCGCTGCTGTGGCGGGGCGACTTCCAGAACGCGCGGCAGCTGCTCCAGGCGCTGGCGCGGCGCACCGGCCACAAGGGCAAGGGCGGCAAGAAAGCCAGGGCCCCGAAGGTTCCTGGCTCGGCCACCGAAGCCTTCCACCTGCACCGCCAGGCACAGTCGCAGCGCGCCCGCACCCTGGCCATGCTGCTGATTCCCTTCGAGCCCGGCTATACCATTCCCCTGCGCCGCGCGCCGGATGTAAAGCTGGCCTGCAATGAGGCCTACGGCCGGGGCGAGGACGCCTTCGTCATCTCCCTGCGCGAACTGCTGGGCCTGATCGGCGCCCACGAGTGGCGCAAGGCGGGCGTGGAGATTCCTGCGCTGGGCGAACGCATCCATCCGCATTACGGCGTGTTCTCGCCGGTGCGCGGCGAGTATGTGCAGCTGGTGGCGGAAACGCCGCTGCCGCGCGGCGCCCAGCTTGCCTTCGATATCGGCGCGGGCACGGGCGTGCTCTCGGCCGTGCTGGCGAAACGCGGCGTCGCCCATATTGTGGCGACCGACATGGACCAGCGGGCGCTGAGCTGCGCCCGCGACAATATCGCGCGGCTGGGACTGGACGAGCAGATCGAGCTGATCGAGGCCGACCTCTTTCCCGAAGGACGTGCGCCGCTGGTGGTCTGCAATCCACCGTGGGTGCCAGCGCGGCCCAGCTCTTCCATCGAGCACGCCGTGTACGACCCGGACAGCCGCATGCTGCGCGGTTTCCTCGCCGGCCTGAAGGACCACCTGACGCCAGGCGGAGAAGGCTGGCTCATCCTTTCCGACCTGGCCGAGCATCTGGGCCTGCGCCCCCGCGAGCAACTGCTGGGCTGGGTTGCCGAGGCGGGGCTGCAGGTGCTGGGCCGCCAGGACGTGCGCCCTGTGCATCCCCGCTCCCAGGACGCTGACGATCCCCTGCACGCGGCGCGCGCGGCGGAAGTGACCTCGCTGTGGCGGCTCGGAATCGCATAA
- a CDS encoding exonuclease SbcCD subunit D C-terminal domain-containing protein, whose translation MRLLHTSDWHLGQSLHNFDRHYEHQRFLDWLLDLIVSERADALLLAGDVFDNANPSAVSQRQFYRFLQQARERAPQLDLVIIAGNHDSPGRLEAPLPLLEAHGARVVGNVTRKEDGSIDVGGMVLPLRNGDGKVAAWCIAIPFLRPGDVPRVEAGEGEEAPDPYLAGIAELYRLALEHALSLRKDGQAIVAMGHCHLVEGQMSADSERRIVIGGTEMLPSGIFGPEIAYTALGHLHLAQGKQEHIRYCGSPIPLSFSETQYKHQVLCVELEGAALSAVRPVFVPRSVPLLRVPASPAPLEAVLAELSALELPECETHAQPYLEVRVRLDAPEPGLRARIEAAIEGKPLRLAKIETSSSARGQSLEDAAVSLDQLARLQPDEVFKRLYRQKYDSEAPEEQLQAFAELLLARE comes from the coding sequence ATGCGTCTTCTGCACACCTCGGACTGGCACCTCGGCCAGTCGCTCCACAATTTCGACCGCCACTACGAGCACCAGCGCTTCCTGGACTGGCTGCTCGACCTGATCGTGAGCGAGCGCGCCGACGCCCTGCTGCTGGCGGGCGATGTGTTCGACAACGCCAATCCCTCGGCCGTGTCGCAGCGCCAGTTCTACCGCTTCCTGCAGCAGGCCCGCGAGCGCGCGCCGCAGCTTGACCTCGTGATCATCGCGGGCAACCACGACTCGCCCGGCCGCCTGGAGGCGCCCTTGCCGCTGCTGGAAGCGCACGGCGCCCGCGTTGTCGGCAATGTCACGCGCAAGGAGGACGGGAGCATCGACGTGGGCGGCATGGTGCTGCCGCTGAGGAATGGCGACGGCAAGGTGGCCGCATGGTGCATCGCCATTCCCTTCCTCCGGCCGGGCGACGTTCCACGCGTGGAAGCGGGCGAAGGCGAAGAAGCGCCGGATCCGTACCTGGCCGGGATCGCGGAGCTGTACCGGCTCGCGCTGGAGCACGCGCTGTCCCTGCGCAAGGACGGGCAGGCCATCGTAGCCATGGGCCACTGCCACCTGGTGGAAGGCCAGATGTCGGCGGATTCGGAACGCCGCATCGTCATCGGCGGCACCGAAATGCTGCCCTCGGGGATCTTCGGGCCGGAAATTGCCTATACGGCGCTCGGCCACCTGCATCTCGCGCAGGGCAAGCAGGAACATATCCGCTACTGCGGCAGTCCGATCCCCCTCTCCTTCTCGGAAACCCAGTACAAGCATCAGGTGCTGTGCGTGGAACTGGAAGGTGCGGCGCTGAGCGCTGTCCGTCCTGTTTTCGTGCCTCGCAGCGTTCCCTTGCTGCGGGTGCCTGCGTCGCCCGCTCCGCTGGAGGCCGTACTGGCCGAGCTCTCGGCGCTGGAGCTGCCCGAATGCGAAACCCATGCGCAGCCCTATCTCGAAGTAAGGGTAAGGCTGGATGCGCCCGAACCGGGCCTGCGCGCGCGGATCGAGGCCGCCATCGAAGGTAAGCCGCTTCGCCTGGCAAAGATCGAAACGTCCAGCAGCGCGCGCGGCCAGTCCCTCGAAGATGCGGCCGTGTCACTCGACCAGTTGGCCCGGCTCCAGCCGGACGAGGTGTTCAAGCGCCTCTACCGCCAGAAATACGACAGCGAAGCTCCCGAGGAACAATTGCAGGCCTTTGCCGAACTGCTCCTGGCGCGGGAATGA
- the dbpA gene encoding ATP-dependent RNA helicase DbpA gives MTSFASLPLSPSFLANLDSLGYREMTPIQAQSLPHVLQGRDLIAQAKTGSGKTAAFGIGLLQKINPAWFATQGLALCPTRELADQVANELRRLARSMGNVKILVLTGGAPMRPQIASLEHGAHIVVGTPGRIRDHISRQTIDLSTVQALVLDEADRMTDMGFYDEIAGIVSACPKRRQTLLFSATYPDDIRQATEAFLADPVEISVEVQHTGGQIEQRFYEIGFDERDEAVARLLKHYRPASCIIFCNTKVHCRELADTLRSQGFSALALYGELEQRERDEILVLFANRSCSILIATDVAARGLDIQNLEAVINADVSKDTEVHIHRIGRTGRGGEKGLSLTLCAPNEKKWVKLIEEYQNAPAEWHAVSELAADEYAQGDPAPMVTLCIAGGKKDKLRPGDVLGALTGDGQLTKEQVGKINVTEFQTYVALDRRFAYDAFTRLNDASGLGPEFGSFKGRNFKMRFIEV, from the coding sequence ATGACTTCCTTCGCCAGCCTGCCGCTTTCCCCCTCCTTCCTCGCGAACCTCGATTCGCTGGGCTACCGCGAAATGACGCCGATCCAGGCGCAAAGCCTGCCGCATGTACTGCAGGGCCGCGACCTGATCGCGCAGGCCAAGACGGGCAGCGGCAAGACGGCGGCTTTCGGCATCGGCCTGCTGCAGAAGATCAATCCCGCCTGGTTCGCCACGCAGGGCCTTGCACTCTGCCCCACGCGCGAACTGGCGGACCAGGTGGCCAATGAGCTGCGCCGCCTGGCGCGCAGCATGGGCAATGTGAAGATCCTGGTGCTGACGGGCGGCGCGCCGATGCGCCCGCAGATCGCGTCGCTGGAACACGGCGCGCATATCGTCGTGGGCACCCCGGGCCGCATCCGCGACCATATCTCGCGCCAGACCATCGATCTCTCCACCGTGCAGGCCCTCGTGCTCGACGAGGCGGACCGCATGACGGACATGGGTTTCTACGACGAGATCGCGGGCATCGTCAGCGCCTGCCCGAAACGCCGCCAGACCTTGCTGTTCTCCGCCACCTACCCAGACGATATCCGCCAGGCCACGGAAGCTTTCCTCGCCGATCCCGTGGAAATCAGCGTGGAAGTGCAGCACACGGGCGGCCAGATCGAGCAGCGCTTCTACGAGATCGGCTTCGACGAGCGCGACGAGGCAGTGGCCCGCCTGCTGAAGCACTACCGCCCGGCCTCCTGCATCATCTTCTGCAACACCAAAGTGCATTGCCGCGAACTGGCGGACACCTTGCGCTCGCAGGGCTTCTCCGCCCTCGCCCTGTACGGCGAGCTGGAACAGCGCGAGCGCGACGAGATTCTCGTGCTGTTCGCCAACCGCAGCTGCTCCATCCTGATCGCCACCGACGTGGCCGCGCGCGGCCTCGACATCCAGAACCTGGAAGCGGTGATCAACGCCGACGTGTCGAAGGACACCGAGGTCCACATCCACCGTATCGGCCGTACCGGCCGTGGCGGCGAAAAAGGGCTGTCGCTGACGCTGTGCGCGCCCAACGAGAAGAAATGGGTGAAGCTGATCGAGGAATACCAGAACGCGCCAGCCGAATGGCACGCCGTTTCCGAGCTGGCCGCCGACGAATACGCGCAGGGCGATCCCGCGCCCATGGTCACGCTGTGCATCGCCGGCGGCAAGAAGGACAAGCTGCGCCCCGGCGACGTGCTGGGCGCCCTCACCGGCGACGGCCAGCTCACGAAGGAACAGGTGGGCAAGATCAACGTGACGGAATTCCAGACCTATGTGGCGCTGGACCGCCGCTTCGCCTACGACGCCTTCACGCGCCTGAACGACGCGAGCGGCCTCGGTCCCGAATTCGGGAGCTTCAAGGGCCGCAACTTCAAGATGCGTTTTATCGAGGTGTGA
- a CDS encoding acid phosphatase has translation MYVNDKDQPSNPSRRKIFQAATAAGIASSLPAVAAAPKAAKGSLDEKLKANVKNVVVIYLENRSFNNLFGDFPGLASPLSSLSADRYQQRDRDGKVLPSLPKIWGGMVPTPQDIGGKRYELKEDEIKDLPNAPFVLRDTAGKPLPESVITRDLTHRFYQNQMQINGGRNDAFVAWGDTGAMVMGYYGETHKNLGLWQVARQFTLCDNFFMAAFGGSYLNHQFLISGRTPEYFNASSTAAKRKIAQTSDGPTGTKLAVTPDSPHGALQGKPKFVNDGAITPDGYAVNTMAPPYQPSYVRPAPGGDPRYADPADASTLPPQSYDTIGDLLSRKGVSWAWYGGAWQAALDDKGAGSKPNFQYHHQPFNYFSNYAPGTAARAEHLRDGGMGDSPISNKFLADAVAGKLPAVSFYKPQGNLNLHAGYSDIESGDQHIVNVIEHLKHSPQWANMVVVITFDENGGWWDHVAPPKGDRWGPGSRVPAIVVSPFAKKGAVDHSFYDTTSILRFITRLHGLPLLEGLAARNKAFAEHHALPPGDLTGALVFR, from the coding sequence ATGTATGTGAACGACAAGGACCAGCCAAGCAATCCATCGCGACGGAAAATTTTTCAGGCAGCCACCGCCGCCGGTATCGCCAGCAGCCTGCCCGCCGTTGCGGCGGCGCCGAAAGCCGCAAAGGGCTCGCTCGACGAGAAGCTGAAGGCGAATGTGAAGAATGTGGTGGTGATCTATCTGGAGAACCGCAGCTTCAACAACCTGTTCGGCGACTTCCCCGGTCTTGCGTCTCCCCTCTCTTCGCTGTCTGCGGACCGCTACCAGCAGCGCGACCGCGATGGCAAGGTCCTGCCTTCGCTGCCGAAGATCTGGGGCGGCATGGTGCCCACGCCGCAGGATATCGGCGGCAAGCGCTATGAATTGAAAGAGGACGAGATCAAGGATCTGCCGAACGCGCCGTTCGTGCTCAGGGATACCGCGGGCAAGCCGCTGCCGGAATCCGTCATCACGCGCGACCTCACCCACCGCTTCTACCAGAACCAGATGCAGATCAACGGCGGCAGGAACGATGCCTTCGTGGCCTGGGGCGACACGGGCGCCATGGTGATGGGCTACTACGGCGAAACGCACAAGAACCTCGGTCTGTGGCAGGTCGCGCGCCAGTTCACGCTGTGCGACAACTTCTTCATGGCGGCCTTCGGCGGCTCCTACCTGAACCACCAGTTCCTGATCTCCGGCCGCACGCCCGAGTACTTCAACGCATCCAGCACCGCCGCCAAGCGCAAGATCGCGCAGACCAGCGACGGCCCCACCGGAACCAAGCTCGCCGTGACGCCGGACAGCCCGCACGGCGCGCTGCAGGGCAAGCCCAAGTTCGTGAACGACGGCGCCATCACGCCGGACGGCTACGCGGTCAACACCATGGCGCCGCCCTATCAGCCGAGCTATGTCCGCCCGGCGCCCGGCGGCGACCCGCGCTATGCCGATCCGGCCGATGCCTCCACGCTGCCGCCGCAATCCTACGACACCATCGGCGACCTGCTGTCGCGCAAGGGCGTGAGCTGGGCATGGTATGGCGGCGCATGGCAGGCCGCGCTGGACGACAAGGGCGCGGGCTCGAAGCCGAACTTCCAATATCATCACCAGCCCTTCAACTACTTCAGCAATTACGCGCCGGGCACCGCGGCGCGCGCCGAGCACCTGCGCGACGGCGGCATGGGCGACAGCCCCATCTCGAACAAATTCCTGGCCGACGCAGTGGCAGGCAAGCTCCCCGCCGTAAGCTTCTACAAGCCGCAAGGGAACCTGAACCTGCACGCAGGCTACTCCGACATCGAATCGGGCGACCAGCACATCGTGAACGTGATCGAGCACCTGAAGCATTCGCCGCAATGGGCGAACATGGTGGTGGTGATCACCTTCGACGAGAACGGCGGCTGGTGGGACCATGTGGCGCCGCCCAAGGGCGACCGCTGGGGCCCGGGCAGCCGCGTTCCCGCCATCGTGGTGTCGCCCTTTGCGAAGAAAGGCGCGGTGGACCACAGCTTCTACGACACCACCTCGATCCTGCGCTTCATCACGCGCCTGCACGGGCTGCCGCTGCTGGAAGGCCTGGCTGCGCGCAACAAGGCCTTCGCGGAACACCATGCGCTGCCGCCGGGAGACCTGACGGGCGCCCTCGTTTTCCGTTGA
- a CDS encoding AAA family ATPase, giving the protein MKILRIGGKNLASLADEFSVDFQAEPLASAGLFAISGPTGAGKSTLLDALCLALYDRTPRLLKATGKTPDAGDIIASDDTRTLLRRGTPEGYAEVDFEGNDGQPYRARWSVRRSRNKAAGALQATAMSLASLPGLLPIGGTKTEVKAEIEQRIGLSFDQFTRSVLLAQNEFATFLKSQDDERGQLLETLTGSTVYSEISKRAHERARQEQQALQRLHARLADQKPLGAEERAAAEERNTAAQTALADIDRRKGILEAQLRWRLQADQHAQGIAHAQQEIAARGEALEAAAPRRAALQRLEAVQAARPLADESQRLTTQADAIVSAIAQGEAGAQAAHAAQNEAASQLQQHAARLEAAEQARRAAAASLDQAKALDARIEALLPAHSQAQAALQTAVAAEASARNALSAKQAALDLLHAAQNAGAAWLDEHASRAAMAREWPRWEVLFSDAEQAGARARKADAAAMDLSQRLAAASTRHTALAARASSAAENLKALESRRQHATAALQAFDPAGLAARRNAISQRQTALGAAERAWTELDAAQQRKEQLEAQSSELQAVRSGAEQELAVAEQEKTAQRAAAAQAERSLRLTEAATGASVESLRATLEDGSPCPVCGATDHPYQQGGDKLHAMLAELQAELARCRTRLQAAIEQEATQRAIAQSAADRLARTAADLEALHATLKALSARWTAAAHALSGLPDEGRAAWFASQIDTVHAEQKACEAEEQALTAARTARDEAQAAFEQASAELAKLQQAAAEAQNEVTQLGTQLEATRQQAREATDHLEDRLSRLDAAFGDSTWRSSWRSDPARFHRQHQEESREWLAQQAACDERKAEIISGSVELRALEAAAKKAAGDLQAARLAHASAEEGMRAARSARATLWDGRPVMEVEAELQLAVDTARTALQAQQNAVHAAGQQRARADEALAQCRQRMADTQAAQRSAAEKLEQWLAQFRQRPDAAPDDPQTPEALRALLARPADDIRSEGEALHALERALANAHSVLAERTAQAARHAADAPPGTPEDAQAVQSALDAVTAERKLAHDAAAACHFALAQDDARRAAAQSMLAEITRQENEHRRWARLDDLIGSSDGKRFRNYAQQFTLEVLLGYANAHLQQLAPRYLLQRTDNPAQPSLGLLVRDQHMGDDLRSVHSLSGGESFLVSLALALGLASLSSNRVRVESLFIDEGFGSLDAETLRVAMDALDGLQAMGRKVGIISHVQEMTERIAAKIVVQPAAGGRSAVSVQ; this is encoded by the coding sequence ATGAAGATACTGCGCATCGGCGGGAAAAACCTCGCTTCGCTGGCGGACGAATTCTCCGTGGACTTCCAGGCCGAGCCCCTGGCGTCGGCGGGCCTGTTCGCCATCAGCGGGCCGACCGGCGCGGGCAAGAGCACCTTGCTTGACGCGCTCTGCCTCGCTCTCTACGACCGCACTCCGCGCCTGCTCAAGGCGACCGGCAAGACTCCGGATGCGGGTGACATCATCGCTTCCGACGATACGCGCACGCTTCTTCGGCGCGGCACGCCGGAGGGCTATGCGGAAGTGGACTTTGAAGGGAACGACGGCCAGCCCTACCGCGCCCGCTGGAGCGTGCGCCGTTCGCGCAACAAGGCGGCGGGCGCGCTCCAGGCGACGGCGATGTCGCTGGCCTCCTTGCCCGGCCTTCTGCCTATCGGCGGCACCAAGACGGAAGTGAAGGCGGAGATCGAGCAGCGCATCGGCCTGAGTTTCGACCAGTTCACCCGCTCGGTGCTGCTGGCCCAGAACGAATTCGCCACCTTCCTCAAGTCGCAGGACGACGAGCGCGGACAACTGCTGGAAACGCTGACCGGCAGCACCGTCTACAGCGAGATATCGAAACGCGCTCACGAGCGCGCCAGGCAAGAGCAGCAGGCATTGCAGCGTCTTCACGCGCGGCTGGCGGACCAGAAACCGCTCGGCGCCGAAGAACGGGCCGCCGCGGAAGAACGGAATACGGCGGCCCAGACGGCGCTCGCGGACATCGACCGGCGCAAAGGAATACTGGAAGCGCAACTGCGATGGCGCTTGCAGGCGGACCAGCATGCGCAAGGCATCGCCCATGCGCAACAGGAGATTGCCGCACGCGGGGAAGCGCTGGAAGCCGCCGCCCCGCGCCGCGCCGCGCTCCAGCGTCTGGAAGCCGTGCAGGCGGCGCGGCCGCTCGCCGACGAATCGCAGCGCCTCACCACGCAGGCGGACGCTATCGTCAGCGCCATCGCCCAGGGTGAAGCCGGCGCCCAGGCGGCACATGCCGCGCAGAACGAGGCCGCCTCCCAGTTGCAGCAGCATGCGGCACGCCTTGAGGCCGCGGAGCAGGCGCGCCGCGCTGCCGCCGCATCGCTGGACCAGGCCAAGGCGCTGGATGCGCGCATCGAGGCGCTTTTGCCCGCGCACTCGCAAGCGCAGGCGGCACTTCAAACCGCAGTGGCAGCGGAGGCTTCCGCACGCAATGCGCTCTCCGCAAAACAGGCCGCATTGGACTTGCTGCACGCCGCGCAGAACGCGGGCGCGGCATGGCTGGACGAACATGCATCGCGGGCTGCCATGGCGCGCGAGTGGCCACGCTGGGAGGTGCTGTTCAGCGATGCTGAACAGGCTGGCGCACGCGCCCGCAAGGCCGATGCGGCGGCCATGGATCTCTCCCAACGCCTCGCGGCTGCCAGCACTCGCCATACCGCGCTGGCAGCGCGCGCATCCTCCGCGGCCGAAAACCTCAAGGCGCTGGAATCGCGGCGGCAGCACGCAACGGCGGCGCTTCAAGCCTTCGATCCTGCCGGACTGGCAGCGCGCCGCAATGCCATTTCGCAGCGCCAGACAGCACTGGGTGCGGCCGAACGCGCGTGGACAGAGCTCGATGCCGCGCAGCAGCGCAAGGAACAGCTGGAGGCGCAGTCTTCGGAACTGCAAGCGGTGCGCTCCGGCGCCGAACAAGAACTCGCAGTGGCGGAGCAGGAGAAAACGGCGCAGCGCGCCGCCGCAGCGCAGGCCGAGCGTTCGCTCAGGCTCACCGAGGCGGCTACGGGCGCCAGCGTGGAGAGCCTGCGCGCAACGCTGGAAGACGGCTCGCCCTGCCCCGTCTGCGGCGCCACAGACCACCCCTATCAGCAAGGCGGCGACAAGCTGCATGCGATGCTGGCGGAGCTGCAAGCGGAGCTCGCGCGCTGCCGCACGCGGCTCCAGGCTGCAATCGAGCAGGAGGCGACACAGCGCGCCATCGCACAATCGGCTGCCGACAGGCTGGCGCGGACGGCCGCAGACCTGGAGGCGCTGCATGCCACCCTGAAGGCACTCTCCGCGCGCTGGACGGCGGCGGCGCATGCGCTTTCCGGCCTGCCGGACGAAGGCCGCGCCGCCTGGTTCGCTTCGCAAATAGACACCGTCCATGCGGAACAGAAGGCATGCGAAGCGGAGGAGCAGGCACTGACAGCAGCGCGCACCGCCCGCGATGAGGCGCAGGCGGCATTCGAGCAGGCCTCCGCAGAGCTGGCCAAGCTTCAGCAGGCGGCAGCGGAAGCGCAGAATGAGGTGACGCAGCTTGGCACCCAGCTCGAGGCCACGCGGCAGCAGGCCAGGGAGGCCACGGATCATCTGGAGGACCGGCTAAGCCGCCTGGATGCGGCTTTTGGGGACTCCACGTGGCGCAGCAGCTGGCGCAGCGATCCCGCCCGGTTCCACAGGCAGCACCAGGAAGAAAGCCGCGAGTGGCTGGCGCAGCAAGCCGCCTGCGACGAACGCAAGGCCGAGATCATTTCCGGCTCCGTTGAGCTGCGCGCGCTCGAGGCAGCGGCGAAAAAGGCGGCGGGCGACCTCCAGGCGGCACGCCTGGCGCATGCCTCCGCCGAGGAAGGAATGCGTGCCGCCCGTTCCGCGCGCGCCACCTTGTGGGACGGCCGGCCGGTGATGGAGGTGGAAGCCGAATTGCAGCTGGCCGTCGATACCGCACGCACCGCGCTGCAAGCGCAGCAGAACGCAGTGCACGCGGCGGGCCAGCAGCGCGCACGCGCCGATGAAGCCCTTGCGCAATGCCGCCAGCGCATGGCCGATACGCAGGCGGCGCAGCGCAGCGCGGCGGAAAAGCTGGAGCAATGGCTTGCACAGTTCCGCCAGCGCCCGGATGCCGCGCCGGACGATCCGCAAACACCCGAAGCGCTGCGAGCCCTGCTCGCCCGGCCAGCGGACGACATCCGCAGCGAGGGCGAAGCATTGCACGCGCTGGAACGCGCACTGGCCAACGCCCACAGCGTGCTGGCCGAGCGCACCGCGCAGGCCGCGCGCCATGCAGCGGACGCGCCGCCAGGAACGCCGGAGGACGCGCAAGCCGTCCAGTCGGCGCTCGATGCCGTCACCGCCGAGCGCAAGCTCGCGCACGATGCGGCGGCAGCCTGCCATTTCGCGCTGGCCCAGGACGACGCACGCCGCGCCGCCGCCCAGTCCATGCTCGCCGAGATCACGCGGCAGGAGAACGAGCACCGGCGCTGGGCGCGGCTCGATGACCTCATTGGTTCATCGGACGGCAAGCGGTTCAGGAACTACGCGCAGCAGTTCACACTCGAGGTGCTGCTCGGCTATGCCAACGCGCACCTGCAGCAGCTCGCGCCGCGCTATCTGCTGCAAAGAACGGACAATCCCGCCCAGCCTTCGCTCGGCCTCCTCGTGCGCGACCAGCACATGGGGGACGATCTGCGCTCCGTGCATTCGCTGTCCGGCGGCGAATCCTTCCTGGTGTCGCTGGCCCTCGCTTTGGGACTGGCATCGCTGTCCTCGAACCGGGTGCGGGTGGAATCGCTGTTTATCGATGAGGGCTTCGGCAGCCTGGATGCGGAAACCCTGCGGGTGGCAATGGACGCCCTGGACGGGCTGCAGGCAATGGGGAGGAAGGTGGGCATCATCTCGCACGTGCAGGAGATGACGGAGAGGATCGCGGCAAAAATCGTCGTACAGCCCGCTGCGGGAGGCCGCAGCGCGGTCAGCGTTCAATAG
- a CDS encoding amidase: protein MDRRDFVRMGLAAGGAVSLAPARAAASPSKIWQGGILDAGVAEQQQWMEANKLTSHSLTSQYLARIKSIDKSGPRINSVIEINPEALKIAREMDRERMARKVRGPLHGIPVLLKDNIATGDRMSTTAGSLALAGVRAERDAHVVAQLRAAGAVIIGKTNLSEWANMRSTHSVSGWSARGGLTRNPYALDRNCSGSSSGSGAAIAASLATLAVGTETDGSIVSPASVCGLVGIKPTIGLVSRSGIIPIAHSQDTAGPMARSVSDAALMLSAMVGVDEKDAVTRAAGTVDTNYAKALDKGALKGKRLGVARNFFGSNDDLDEAIEKSLEVLKAQGAELVDVKVPNTDKYNDSELQVLLYEFKTDLEAYLKQYAPNAKIANMADLIAFNRQNASTELRYFGQEHLESSEAKTGLDSREYQEALANNQRYSRAEGIDQILKEQRLDGLVAPTGGPAWLTDFINGDHYGGSFSSPAAVAGYPHITVPAGYVHGLPVGLSFVGTAFSEAALIGMAYAYEQATQHRRAPQFPASVSLAVR from the coding sequence ATGGATCGCAGGGATTTCGTACGAATGGGACTCGCTGCCGGCGGCGCGGTCTCGCTGGCGCCCGCCAGGGCCGCCGCATCGCCCTCCAAGATCTGGCAGGGCGGCATTCTGGACGCAGGCGTGGCCGAGCAGCAGCAGTGGATGGAGGCGAACAAGCTCACCTCCCACTCGCTGACCTCGCAGTACCTGGCCCGCATCAAGAGCATCGACAAATCCGGCCCCCGCATCAACTCAGTCATTGAAATCAATCCCGAGGCCCTGAAGATCGCCCGTGAAATGGACCGCGAGCGCATGGCGCGCAAGGTGCGCGGCCCGCTGCACGGGATACCGGTTCTCCTGAAAGACAATATCGCCACCGGCGACCGCATGAGCACCACCGCCGGTTCGCTGGCGCTGGCGGGTGTGCGCGCCGAGCGCGACGCCCACGTGGTGGCGCAGCTGCGCGCGGCGGGCGCCGTCATTATCGGCAAGACCAATCTGAGCGAGTGGGCGAACATGCGCTCCACGCATTCCGTGAGCGGCTGGAGCGCGCGCGGCGGCCTGACCCGCAATCCCTATGCCCTCGACCGCAACTGCAGCGGCTCCAGCTCCGGTTCCGGCGCGGCCATCGCCGCCAGCCTGGCCACGCTGGCCGTGGGCACGGAGACGGACGGCTCCATCGTGTCGCCCGCATCGGTGTGCGGCCTGGTGGGCATCAAACCCACCATCGGCCTGGTGAGCCGCAGCGGCATCATTCCCATCGCGCATTCGCAGGACACGGCCGGGCCCATGGCCCGCAGCGTTTCCGACGCCGCCCTGATGCTGAGCGCCATGGTGGGCGTGGACGAGAAGGATGCCGTCACGCGCGCCGCAGGCACGGTGGACACGAACTACGCCAAGGCCCTGGACAAGGGCGCGCTCAAGGGCAAACGATTGGGCGTGGCCCGCAACTTCTTCGGCTCGAACGACGACCTGGACGAAGCCATCGAAAAGTCGCTGGAAGTACTGAAGGCGCAGGGTGCGGAGCTGGTGGACGTGAAGGTTCCCAACACGGACAAGTACAACGACAGCGAACTGCAGGTGCTGCTCTACGAATTCAAGACCGACCTGGAGGCCTACCTGAAGCAGTACGCGCCGAACGCGAAGATCGCCAACATGGCGGACCTCATCGCCTTCAACCGCCAGAACGCTTCCACGGAACTGCGCTACTTCGGCCAGGAACACCTGGAGAGTTCGGAGGCGAAGACGGGTCTGGACAGCCGCGAGTATCAGGAAGCATTGGCCAACAACCAGCGCTATTCGCGCGCCGAAGGCATCGACCAGATTCTCAAGGAGCAGCGGCTGGACGGGCTGGTGGCGCCAACGGGCGGCCCTGCATGGCTCACGGACTTCATCAACGGCGACCATTACGGCGGCAGTTTCTCGTCCCCGGCCGCGGTGGCGGGTTATCCGCACATCACCGTGCCTGCGGGCTATGTGCACGGGCTGCCGGTGGGCCTGTCCTTCGTGGGCACGGCCTTCAGCGAAGCGGCGCTGATCGGCATGGCTTACGCCTACGAACAGGCCACGCAGCACCGCCGCGCGCCGCAGTTCCCGGCCAGCGTGTCGCTGGCCGTGCGCTGA